One Eurosta solidaginis isolate ZX-2024a chromosome 1, ASM4086904v1, whole genome shotgun sequence genomic window, TCATCAACAACTCCAACAAACCaccacggcagcagcagaaataaccaccgaatttaatttcaaaatttgtttgtttccaaCAAATCgtagttttttattttatcgccTACATTTAATATATGTAGCTAATCATAGGTATATTCCTTTTTGGAGGTAGATTCGTGGTAGGAAAAAGGGTGGGGAAAAAGTTAAGGGCTTAGATCAAATTATCTTTATTTCTGTGGGTGTtagtttgaagattttattaactAATTTCTCTCGCTGAGATTTCACTGCgctttttgttcatttttttggAAGTTTGGTTTGATTAATTAGTCATAGACATTTTGGTGAAATCTCTCTGATTAGTTTTATTGGCAGTTTTCCCtatttttgacatttatttttaattctctttttattctttttccggCTCGCTACTATGTTCTGagtacaccgatctttatcggtgtgcTCTGCCCATAGTCCTACTTCCGCACAtgcgtttttagtttttttttttactaaatcgaAATTACggaattttgatttaatttaaataatttggtTTGCACAGGTTGCACATCCATATATAGTTGTCGGAACGCGTCCGGCGAACTTACACCCGCCTTTCACACCTTTTGCACCAGGAGCTTGCTTTTAAGCACCTGAAAGTTATTTTTCAtcgctttcataatttttttacaattttttttattacccGCTTAGTTAACATATTGTCACCACGGGAGTAAAGTTATTACTATAAAAACACTCAATAACCAAGATTGCCAGCGAGCGATCTGGTtgagtgattgagggtggctaccgtgagtgtatgtatatatgtatgtttgagttttttgtttcagctactcaactgcagcggcgccgttggatgagaagagtaacttggtgagtgtttgagtgaaacatcaaaatttatcaaaatacacctgtttagttgtatgtacatgtgttagcattgattcctgctcttgcaaaaatagaacaggaattagcaaatcagaaaaataaaaacagattgcaacgaacatatgtgaatgcatgaaaaacgtcacaaacgtacatttgcacttacatacataccatttgttttcatatacacataaattcttttcctttgatgacctacttttgctgtgtacataattgatcatATGtctacttgagcggttgcggtagatcagggattagggtacttgaatttttttttgttcgccctcttattttgtttcattttatttgaatttgtaattttatgatttagaattagctcctattaataatatggcattagggtggccctaaaagtttaaatttttttttatatgagttcagacactttgtctattagtcatAGGGATCTGGTATTGcattgaattttaaatttatctacttcttcctgcattcccatgaatttgtaatgttagctAGTAATAAAGTTCAGCATTATAGTTGagcattgttttttatttttattttgagtaaatagaaactttagaaattgatactagttaagccttttgaaatccttggaaaattattttgtagtaaactttgagtttaaaattttgttgaaattattgaactggtagtagggtgttagtcggtaatttgtaaaccaaaaattttgtaaataaattataagaattatgtttggatgaaattttaatacattcattatgcagggctaaagttttaagtttggtgttggtgctgcgcgtgtgcgcggaaaggttaggtgaaggtgagtgtctagggaaaatgactgagtgacaggggacagactcatgtcaggtttgggggcactgtaaggaagtaggagtcagcacagtgcccacggtgcggtgcaagttgcactgcagatggagggtagactccacctgacaggacaggccttcatcttttccccctcttaactgtgcccctcacgtatgtttctatctttttaagctttcccttctttttctcatcatgcaggtatgaacccctattttgttcatgtggctgcgggtgatgTCGGTGGAGCAATACCCCGCCCacaacgacgagctagcctgggcccgcaagcatacctgcttgccgctgctcctcaccacccaaacagtcagccacgtaacaatggcgcccaacggttaatagcccgataatcttttttatttcccACATTTTTTCAAGTAACTCTATTTTTCACAATTCTTTAATCTTCCCACTTTTCTTCTAGATTTCCTTCCTTGTTTTATCCCATGTTCCATCCAAACCCAATCCCTATTTCCGCCTTTTGACAGAACAGGGActgtcatgatggcaacgccgattgggctcgcctggtcgacaagtgtCGTCATGACAAAGGTATAGGGAGTGGCTGAGTATTCATGCCAGGGTTCCTTCTGTTGGTTTCTACAACTGGACTAAGTGGTACCTGGGATGGCACTCAGCCAGaagacggacgttagcagaaggtcgtggcgagctgtttaagctaccttaccgggagtccagcactgccggtgaggtttgcagtcgtcgccacgatagttaggaaaagaggtgtggcatccactcttagggaCTAACTCTTGGgcgtgatgtgccacacttccacggacagcacgacgAACCAGACCTTGAGGTATTTAGTTACGGACGGACATACTGCCTTCACCGAACCCTCGCCAAGGCGGGACCAAACACACCAagacttatatatatattataattcagTTTCAACTTACATCGAAACTTTAAGTTAGATGTTTTTAAATTTctgctttttataaaaaaaaaaagagaaaacaaatttttgggTTTTCTTATTTTAGCCAACTTAATTCTTTTTCTTTGCATTAGCTGTCGAGACAAACGCTCAAGCTTTGCATTTAATTTTGTCAAGAAGTGATCCCATATTACTGAGGAACAACTGCAAGCCAATAACTTATGTAGTTTATATGCCAATAACTCACACGAGGATAAGTGggcatgtttttgttttaacGCCTGACTTAACCAAAACACTTTTGCTTTTTCAAGCGACGCTTTTCCTACTGGGCACTTGCTTTTGCATTTAAAGGAAAGATCGATGAATTTAGGCAAAAGCAAGTGCCCAGTAGGAAAAGCGTCGCTTGAAAAAGCAAAAGTGATTTGGTTAAGTCAGGCgttaaaacaaaaacatgccCACTTATCCTCGTGTGAGTTATTGGCATATAAACTACATAAGTTATTGGCTTGCAGTTGTTCCTCAGTAATATGGGATCACTTCTTGACAAAATTAAACGCAAAGCTTGAGCGTTTGTCTCGACAGCTAATGCAAAGAAAAAGAATTAAGTTGGCTAAACTAAGAAAACCCAAACCGTctacattgaaatccagtaagtTCATACctaatattattataaacaaatCTAACGTTATACTAGATGAAAACGAAGAAGAGCTTTTAAATAAAGGCTTAAATTTCGCGTTGCCGCACAAATGTTCACCAATTAATGATATCATCGTGGATTCAGAGTTAGCCCTCAGAAAAATGGAACCCGAGATGGCGGAAAACGTACGTCATAAATTAAAGCAGGCTTTAActtcaaaatcaaaaacaaaaaaactcaaaaaatccaGTTTTTTGCAAAGCGCCGTAAAATCACCAAACGATAAGgatatttatataacaaaagcCGATAAAGGTAACTGCGTGGTTGTACTGAATCGAGAGGATTACAACAGAGGTATGAGTACCTTAATAGAGGAAGGGAACTACAATAAGGTAAAGGATCCTCTtccaaaaattaagaaacaagtgCTGGAATGTCGAAAAAAGTATTCGGATTTGTTCGGTCGCCGATGggctaaaaaaatgcataaatcgTATGTGCGTGTGCCCTGTTTGTATGGCTTATACAAGGCTCATAAGCCGGGCAACAAATTTAGATCTATTATTGCTGGATACACTGCGCCCATAGCAAATATTGCATCATGGCTAAGTAGCTACTTCAGGCAGCTCAAAAGCTTCGATAATTTCTCGATAAGAAATTCCCTGGAATTAATCGAAAAGattaaaaatttacatttgacTTCCAAGGATTGTTTTGCCTCATTCGATATAACTTCGTATTTTTCGAATGTACCAAGAAATGGCGACTTGGATTCGTTGCGTATTTGGCTTGATAAACAAAATATTAATCCAACGATTGCCAATGCACTATTTGACTTAACTTATACTTgcactaaccaatcctttttccagtttagagGTGAGTTCTATGAACAAAAGGATGGTTTACCGATGGGGTTAAATATAAGCCCCTTTCTTTGCAATTTGTTCATGAACACAATAGAAGAACAGCTAATTCGAAGCTCTCTCTTTCCGCGTTTTTACACTCGATATGTTGATGACTGCTTTATTATCATTGAGAGAAACAAAATCCAGCAGACACtgaatttatttaattcaatgaaTAATTCCATACAATTTACATGCGAGCACGAAACCAATAACGATTTGCCCTTTTTGGACTTAAAACTTAAACACAATACTGATGGAGCTATCGAATTTAATATTTATCGGAAGCCGACATCGACTGAGCGCTTTATCCCAATTGAGTCGAACCATCACTATTCTCACAAATTAGCTGCTTTCAATTCGATGGTGCATCGTCTTATAAATGTCCCACTGAGCGATGACGCATATAAAAAAGAAAAGCAGACAATAATACATATTGCAGAAACAAATGGGTATAGCTCTAGCAGTATAGAGAAGCTAGTGAGAAAACACCGAACCAAAAAAGATCGACGTGAGAGCAGTTCTTTTTTCGAAACGGTAGGCGTGGAAGATAAAAGTAGGTCTTGGTG contains:
- the LOC137238710 gene encoding uncharacterized protein; translated protein: MSGSVHMCLCVYVFRVQRTIDFPLGKTHWARILAAYRPATTTTHYTAFLIWWRTPQQQPLQHLFGIGNILSPQQQLQQHYPFGLLADDKTPNNKHIVFLKLATSRPTKEKNTASFCDAFPTGHLLLHLKERSMNLGKSKCPVGKASLEKAKVIWLSQALKQKHAHLSSCELLAYKLHKLLACSCSSVIWDHFLTKLNAKLERLSRQLMQRKRIKLAKLRKPKPSTLKSSKFIPNIIINKSNVILDENEEELLNKGLNFALPHKCSPINDIIVDSELALRKMEPEMAENVRHKLKQALTSKSKTKKLKKSSFLQSAVKSPNDKDIYITKADKGNCVVVLNREDYNRGMSTLIEEGNYNKVKDPLPKIKKQVLECRKKYSDLFGRRWAKKMHKSYVRVPCLYGLYKAHKPGNKFRSIIAGYTAPIANIASWLSSYFRQLKSFDNFSIRNSLELIEKIKNLHLTSKDCFASFDITSYFSNVPRNGDLDSLRIWLDKQNINPTIANALFDLTYTCTNQSFFQFRGEFYEQKDGLPMGLNISPFLCNLFMNTIEEQLIRSSLFPRFYTRYVDDCFIIIERNKIQQTLNLFNSMNNSIQFTCEHETNNDLPFLDLKLKHNTDGAIEFNIYRKPTSTERFIPIESNHHYSHKLAAFNSMVHRLINVPLSDDAYKKEKQTIIHIAETNGYSSSSIEKLVRKHRTKKDRRESSSFFETVGVEDKIDLKVAPKTTTKLKSLLNSAKDKCESLDKPGIYSITCSYKDDDGKECGAKYIGQSTRTVRTRFNEHLKYIKNIEPKSGIAEHALSSQHSISFDDCKLIKSESNVNRLNILESLHIYVNKNVSVNRYTGPLYSSLFTALQ